The Tenebrio molitor chromosome 5, icTenMoli1.1, whole genome shotgun sequence genome has a segment encoding these proteins:
- the Oli gene encoding class E basic helix-loop-helix protein 22, producing MKSFECESSSEGDEPTIHPISRTIAQPPQWLRGNSAPGWGWQSGCGSSTTGGPSSSSGALDQTNFAPFTSSSTEEGQIPGRRTPLGAVGLGGFYFQGCQPNIASHGPPSDENNPDPADSTQTNRPQHSRASQNSQNANPSKAKNRQGKSVRLNINARERRRMHDLNDALDELRAVIPYAHSPSVRKLSKIATLLLAKNYILMQANALEEMKRLIAYLQGTAGSAAIVAPPGFDLQGFPAAAKFLQQQQALQAENARNNEGGNNGGSAGPL from the exons ATGAAGTCATTCGAATGCGAGTCATCTTCAGAAGGTGACGAACCCACCATTCACCCCATCTCACGGACGATAGCTCAGCCGCCGCAATGGCTGCGAGGGAATTCTGCCCCCGGATGGGGGTGGCAGAGTGGC TGCGGCTCGTCGACAACCGGCGGTCCAAGTTCATCATCCGGCGCCTTAGATCAAACGAACTTCGCTCCCTTTAcctcgagctccactgaagaGGGTCAAATTCCCGGCAGGCGGACCCCTTTGGGTGCCGTGGGATTAGGTGGTTTCTACTTCCAAGGCTGTCAACCGAACATCGCCAGCCACGGCCCCCCGTCCGACGAGAACAACCCCGACCCCGCAGACTCCACCCAGACCAACAG GCCGCAGCATTCCCGCGCTTCGCAAAACTCCCAAAACGCCAATCCCTCCAAAGCGAAGAACCGCCAAGGAAAATCCGTCCGACTAAATATTAACGCCAGGGAGAGGAGGAGGATGCACGATCTGAACGACGCCCTGGATGAACTGAGGGCTGTCATCCCTTACGCGCACTCGCCCTCGGTGAGGAAGCTCTCCAAGATTGCGACTCTGCTGCTGGCCAAGAACTACATTCTGATGCAGGCGAACGCTCTGGAGGAGATGAAGAGGCTCATCGCGTATCTGCAAGGGACTGCTGGAAGCGCTGCTATTGTGGCGCCCCCAGGGTTTGATCTCCAAGGGTTTCCCGCAGCCGCCAAGTTTCTTCAGCAGCAGCAAGCCCTACAAGCAGAAAACGCCAGGAACAATGAAGGGGGGAACAACGGAGGCTCAGCAGGACCGCTCTAA